Proteins encoded by one window of Sphaerodactylus townsendi isolate TG3544 linkage group LG02, MPM_Stown_v2.3, whole genome shotgun sequence:
- the LOC125426034 gene encoding golgin subfamily A member 3-like: MTASGKTRQAQLSELKDLKNGLVEPKTPEKMADLNSKLEKLLDITTSSQKDLVTFQQETRERLTRMEGEMQNLKKDLSHIKKIEETLLQITEDLKGKETRLTDVEDAVENLREHNLRQDDILAVLEYTLKEKMLRIRGVPELDKEVTLSRIMPLLQEVWGLTREEILKEVDQIYRVNTRSSRNNSQPRDIVFSCVRRDLREELLRANSQKNYHLDGNKIIIMKELPASIQQRRKDYRRLTNLLMERKIKYRWIIPEGLSFLWKGKRMNVVTVPQAQEFLAKEASLPPTRVNSPNRSS, from the coding sequence ATGACGGCTTCTGGAAAAACACGTCAAGCACAGTTAAGTGAGCTGAAGGATTTAAAAAACGGCTTGGTAGAACCTAAAACTCCTGAAAAAATGGCTGATTTAAATTCCAAACTGGAAAAGTTATTGGACATCACAACAAGTTCCCAAAAAGATCTGGTCACATTTCAACAAGAGACCAGGGAAAGGCTCACTAGAATGGAAGGAGAAATGCAAAACCTTAAAAAAGACTTAAGCcatataaaaaaaatagaagagacCTTGCTTCAAATTACAGAAGATttaaaagggaaggaaacaaGGCTAACAGATGTTGAAGATGCAGTGGAAAACCTAAGAGAACACAACCTACGCCAAGACGACATTCTGGCAGTACTGGAATATACCCTAAAAGAGAAAATGCTTAGAATCAGGGGAGTCCCAGAACTGGACAAAGAAGTCACCTTAAGTAGAATTATGCCCCTTTTACAAGAGGTTTGGGGTCTGACTAGAGAAGAAATTCTCAAAGAAGTAGATCAAATCTACAGAGTTAATACTAGATCATCCAGGAATAATAGTCAACCCAGGGACATTGTATTCAGCTGTGTAAGACGCGATCTTCGGGAGGAACTACTCCGCGCAAATTCACAGAAAAATTACCATCTagatggaaataaaataattatcaTGAAAGAACTACCAGCGTCTATCCAACAAAGACGTAAGGATTACCGAAGATTGACGAACCTCttgatggaaagaaaaataaaatacagatggaTAATCCCAGAAGGACTGTCATTTTTGTGGAAGGGTAAGAGGATGAATGTTGTCACAGTTCCTCAAGCCCAAGAATTCCTGGCGAAAGAAGCAAGTCTACCCCCAACAAGAGTAAA